In a single window of the Bradyrhizobium erythrophlei genome:
- a CDS encoding efflux RND transporter permease subunit codes for MWFAAFALKRPYTIVASLILICLMGVGAALRMPIDIFPEIDIPVVSVVWTYSGMSARDIRDRILTLHERQLASLVDDISRIEATSYAGVGVEKVYLHEGANVTRAISQLASSALVVLKYMPPNITPPLVLRYGATDVPIIQLSLSSSSLPDSKLNDLGQNIIRPDLAVVHGAEVPYPYGGKPRVIMVDLDQHALASRGLSPADVATAIQQQNVILPSGDVKIGPKDYALAMNNSPDAIAAINQFPVKQVTGQTVFVRDVAHVHDGFQVQTNSVTVDGRPGALMTVRKTGGVSTLAVIDGVKQALPDVARLMPRGVNIKAIFDQSVFVKASLNSVLMGGLIAAGLTGLMILLFLGNWRLTLIILATIPIAIITAILVIFIDGQTLNTMTLGGFALAVGILVDNSTVVIENIERHVKDGDSLQHAIVHGSGEVALPTALSTLCICIVFVPVFLLQGTAKYLFSPLSLSVCVSLIASLALSFTLVPVLFAFLMRSSLEGHAGHSPQAASPRSRFNVFGAIHHGFEEGFNRLREGYRNIVALCVQRAGVTSVFFLLLMACSLVLFPQLGRDFFPQVDAGQMRLHVRAPAGSRLEETQRYFAEVENAIYEIVGRDQVSVILDNIGLPYSGINIALSDSATVGPMDGEILISLKQKHNPTAAHVAALRHDLPRRFPGLQFFFQPADIVNQVLNFGQPAPIDVRISGPKSGEAYALAQKITRSLDAIPGVVDAHVFQVPDAPGLTIDVDRTLAEQVGVNDDEIAKNVLVSANSSAQTSPNFWIDPKNSVSYPLVVQMPTYRVNSTQDLAGVPISAGGGKSNQMLMNVAQFGRKNVPLVASQLNIRPVFDVNADVQGRDLASAADAIDKVLDEERSASASPATITLSGQVETMRESFDGLFSGMAMAVVLVYLVLVINFQSWVDPLIVLAAVPFTLGGVMWMLFLTQTHLSIPALMGSLMCIGLTAANSILVVTFANQRMEAGDDKATAAIVAGYTRLRPVLMTAAAMILGMIPMALGVGEGGEQNAPLARAVIGGLLFATAATMIFVPVVYRILRRDTELCFRQELK; via the coding sequence ATGTGGTTCGCAGCATTCGCGCTAAAGCGTCCCTATACAATCGTCGCATCTCTGATTCTCATCTGCCTCATGGGCGTTGGAGCTGCACTGCGCATGCCGATCGATATTTTTCCGGAAATCGACATCCCAGTTGTTAGCGTCGTCTGGACCTACAGCGGTATGAGCGCGCGGGATATCCGCGATCGCATTTTGACCTTGCATGAGCGACAACTCGCTTCGCTGGTTGATGACATCAGCCGGATCGAGGCGACCAGTTATGCGGGCGTCGGCGTCGAGAAAGTGTACCTCCACGAAGGCGCCAACGTGACGCGCGCCATCTCGCAATTGGCGAGCAGCGCGCTTGTCGTTCTTAAATATATGCCGCCCAATATCACGCCGCCGCTTGTGTTGCGCTACGGCGCTACGGACGTGCCGATCATACAGCTTAGCCTTTCCAGCAGTTCGCTTCCCGACTCCAAGTTGAACGATCTGGGTCAGAACATCATCCGCCCCGATCTTGCGGTCGTCCATGGAGCGGAAGTTCCCTATCCCTATGGTGGCAAGCCCCGCGTCATTATGGTCGATCTTGATCAGCACGCCCTTGCGTCGCGCGGATTGTCACCCGCGGACGTGGCCACAGCGATTCAGCAACAGAACGTCATCCTTCCCTCCGGCGACGTCAAAATCGGTCCTAAAGACTATGCGCTCGCGATGAACAACAGTCCGGACGCGATCGCCGCCATCAACCAATTTCCGGTCAAGCAGGTGACAGGCCAGACCGTGTTCGTGCGCGACGTCGCCCATGTTCATGATGGCTTTCAGGTCCAAACCAATTCGGTCACTGTCGACGGTCGGCCGGGCGCCCTGATGACGGTGCGCAAAACAGGCGGTGTCTCAACTCTCGCAGTGATCGACGGCGTCAAGCAAGCGCTGCCGGATGTCGCAAGGCTTATGCCGCGCGGGGTCAACATCAAGGCGATTTTCGATCAGTCTGTTTTCGTCAAGGCTTCGCTAAACAGCGTGCTGATGGGCGGCTTGATCGCGGCCGGATTGACGGGGTTGATGATTTTGCTGTTTCTCGGCAATTGGCGATTGACGCTCATTATTCTTGCCACGATTCCCATCGCGATCATCACCGCCATTCTCGTGATCTTTATAGATGGTCAGACCTTGAACACGATGACGCTCGGCGGCTTTGCGCTCGCTGTCGGTATCCTCGTCGACAACAGTACGGTCGTCATTGAAAATATCGAGCGCCACGTCAAAGACGGCGATTCGCTGCAACACGCCATCGTTCACGGCTCCGGAGAAGTCGCGCTTCCCACGGCGCTTTCGACGCTATGTATTTGCATTGTCTTCGTGCCGGTGTTCCTTCTGCAAGGCACGGCCAAATATCTGTTCTCTCCCTTGTCGCTGTCCGTCTGCGTGTCGCTGATCGCCAGCCTTGCGCTGTCCTTCACGCTGGTGCCTGTCCTGTTCGCGTTTCTCATGCGTTCTTCGCTTGAGGGTCATGCGGGGCATTCCCCGCAGGCCGCGTCACCACGCTCGCGGTTCAATGTGTTTGGCGCGATTCACCACGGATTCGAGGAGGGCTTCAACCGGCTGCGCGAAGGCTATCGTAACATCGTCGCCCTTTGCGTTCAGCGGGCGGGTGTCACCAGCGTTTTTTTCCTTCTGTTGATGGCATGCTCGTTAGTTCTTTTTCCGCAGCTTGGTAGAGACTTTTTCCCTCAAGTGGACGCCGGCCAGATGAGGCTTCACGTTCGCGCGCCGGCCGGCAGCCGCCTTGAGGAGACCCAGCGCTATTTCGCCGAAGTCGAGAACGCGATCTACGAGATTGTCGGTCGGGACCAGGTCAGCGTCATCCTGGATAATATTGGCCTGCCGTACAGCGGTATCAATATCGCGTTGAGCGATTCGGCGACCGTCGGTCCGATGGACGGGGAAATTCTGATTTCCTTAAAGCAGAAGCATAACCCGACGGCTGCTCATGTCGCCGCCTTACGGCATGATCTGCCGAGACGTTTTCCCGGATTGCAGTTTTTCTTCCAACCCGCAGATATCGTCAATCAGGTACTCAATTTCGGTCAGCCCGCGCCTATTGATGTCAGGATTTCCGGGCCAAAGAGCGGCGAGGCCTACGCGCTCGCGCAGAAGATTACGCGTAGCTTGGATGCCATTCCCGGTGTGGTGGACGCGCATGTGTTTCAGGTTCCCGACGCTCCCGGCTTGACCATCGACGTCGATCGCACACTAGCCGAGCAGGTTGGCGTGAATGACGACGAAATCGCGAAGAATGTCCTGGTAAGCGCCAATTCAAGCGCTCAAACCTCCCCCAATTTCTGGATCGACCCGAAGAATAGCGTGAGCTATCCGCTGGTTGTTCAGATGCCGACCTATCGCGTGAATTCGACGCAGGATTTGGCCGGTGTGCCGATCAGCGCGGGCGGTGGCAAGTCGAACCAAATGCTGATGAATGTCGCCCAATTCGGACGCAAGAACGTCCCGCTCGTGGCTTCACAGCTCAACATCCGGCCGGTTTTCGACGTCAATGCCGACGTTCAGGGCCGAGACCTCGCGTCCGCCGCGGACGCGATCGATAAGGTATTGGATGAAGAGCGCTCCGCCTCCGCTTCTCCCGCGACCATAACGCTTAGCGGACAGGTCGAAACCATGCGCGAAAGTTTTGACGGGCTGTTCTCCGGCATGGCCATGGCGGTGGTGCTCGTCTACCTCGTTCTCGTCATTAATTTTCAAAGCTGGGTGGATCCACTGATTGTCCTGGCGGCTGTCCCGTTCACATTGGGCGGAGTGATGTGGATGTTGTTTCTGACCCAAACGCATCTGAGCATCCCCGCCTTGATGGGCTCGTTGATGTGTATCGGCCTGACGGCTGCCAACAGCATTCTTGTCGTCACTTTCGCCAATCAGCGAATGGAAGCGGGCGACGACAAAGCGACCGCCGCGATCGTCGCGGGCTACACCCGGTTACGGCCCGTATTGATGACCGCCGCCGCCATGATTCTCGGCATGATCCCGATGGCTTTGGGCGTGGGCGAGGGAGGCGAGCAGAATGCGCCCTTGGCGCGCGCGGTCATTGGCGGACTTTTGTTCGCCACGGCGGCAACCATGATCTTCGTGCCCGTGGTTTACCGAATTCTTCGCCGGGATACCGAGCTATGCTTCAGACAGGAATTGAAATGA
- a CDS encoding efflux RND transporter periplasmic adaptor subunit, translated as MTPLTKDLNPNASEPDEVSQMTRVTRGTGARILRLIAVIAMVLGVGFVLVSRGKNAAEARLADATSKDEAEAPAVDVFTVGRSLGKQPLKLPGETAAWNETAIYARVNGYVTKWFVDIGDNVTAGQTLAIIDTPELDAELLAAKAKLNASIAQVAVKQARADFAATTDERWRESPKGVVSDQERESKKAGSAEAIAELNAARAQVMLEQADIDRLSALTQFKEVKAPFDGTIVQRHIDIGNLVTAGSAANTTSLYQLSQNNPMRIFVHAPQSVAAQLMRPGATAVITSSSQPNLHIEGKVARTAKAIDPGSRTIRVEIDIPNPDRSLVPGMYVQADFELTGGASIQIPAAALLYRSGGPQVAVVDETGAVAFRDVMIASDDGNVVAIDSDLAVGDKIALNLSSQIAAGEKVKTSSGDTKSASVQ; from the coding sequence ATGACGCCTCTGACGAAAGACCTCAATCCAAACGCCTCAGAACCCGACGAAGTCAGCCAGATGACGCGCGTCACGCGTGGGACAGGGGCAAGGATCTTGCGCCTCATCGCTGTGATCGCGATGGTGTTGGGCGTCGGCTTTGTTCTCGTTTCTCGCGGGAAAAACGCGGCGGAAGCGCGATTGGCAGATGCGACTAGCAAGGACGAGGCAGAGGCGCCCGCCGTCGATGTGTTTACCGTCGGTCGGTCGCTTGGAAAGCAGCCACTTAAGCTTCCCGGAGAGACAGCCGCCTGGAACGAGACCGCGATCTATGCACGGGTGAACGGTTATGTCACCAAATGGTTTGTCGATATCGGCGACAACGTGACAGCGGGCCAGACGCTCGCGATAATCGATACGCCGGAACTTGACGCTGAACTCCTCGCCGCAAAGGCCAAGCTCAACGCCAGCATCGCACAAGTAGCGGTCAAGCAGGCCCGGGCCGATTTTGCAGCGACGACCGATGAGCGTTGGCGCGAATCCCCGAAAGGCGTCGTGTCCGATCAGGAGCGTGAGTCCAAGAAGGCTGGCAGCGCCGAAGCAATCGCCGAGCTGAATGCAGCGCGCGCGCAAGTGATGCTGGAACAAGCCGACATAGATCGTCTTTCGGCGCTCACCCAGTTCAAGGAGGTCAAGGCCCCCTTTGACGGCACCATCGTTCAGCGTCACATCGACATTGGAAATCTTGTAACGGCGGGAAGCGCCGCTAATACGACGTCGCTCTATCAGCTTTCCCAAAACAATCCGATGCGCATCTTCGTCCATGCCCCTCAGAGCGTCGCGGCGCAGCTCATGAGGCCGGGCGCGACCGCTGTGATCACCAGCAGTAGCCAGCCCAATTTGCATATTGAAGGTAAAGTTGCACGGACCGCGAAAGCGATTGATCCGGGATCACGAACGATTCGGGTCGAAATTGACATCCCGAATCCCGACCGTTCGCTCGTTCCCGGCATGTACGTGCAGGCAGATTTCGAACTCACGGGGGGCGCCTCGATCCAGATTCCCGCGGCCGCTCTGCTGTATCGATCCGGCGGCCCGCAAGTCGCCGTCGTCGACGAAACAGGCGCAGTGGCCTTCAGGGACGTCATGATCGCCAGCGACGATGGCAACGTCGTCGCCATTGATTCCGACCTCGCGGTTGGCGACAAAATCGCCCTCAATCTCAGCAGTCAGATTGCTGCCGGCGAAAAAGTTAAAACAAGCTCAGGCGATACAAAAAGCGCGTCGGTCCAATAA
- a CDS encoding efflux transporter outer membrane subunit produces MKNWIRVGPLAIVALAGCSVGPDYQTPATLLPVQYLPHARETAAQLTASVDLTQWWRTLHDRELDSLVARARESNLDLAVALDRLQEARTLVTIAVSQGLPVVGATGGGGVGTGSDETKGRVSQALRSAENARNLNNINEAGGLDANWELDLIGKFRREIEAQTADAEAFEDAHDWALVTVAADVAQSYLDMRAQQSQLVVLGQNIAAARGNVDLAQGRLDRGLTNAIDVSLAQRELATLQADQAPLAAQIDASRHVISVLLGRFPEDLAEELAKPGAIPALPTKMPVGQPVDLLRRRPDIREAERRLAAANARIGVATADLFPTVVLSGAVGAQGGVRSSSAAPITWIGSIGPSLYLPLLDFGALDAQIEIADLQTHEALVAYKQAILVAVRQVDDASTSYRAQLERLKSLDRALVAAREATQIATQRYDRGLTDFLNVLDAERQQFDLEARHVATRQLAADDLVALYKALGGGWSLNEPIPPIRTPLPAAIAAAKLMLAPAQVH; encoded by the coding sequence ATGAAAAATTGGATCCGCGTGGGTCCGCTGGCGATCGTCGCTTTAGCTGGCTGCTCCGTCGGACCCGATTATCAAACGCCTGCCACGCTCTTGCCAGTCCAGTATCTCCCGCATGCAAGGGAGACAGCGGCGCAATTGACTGCGAGCGTCGACCTTACCCAGTGGTGGCGGACCCTTCATGATCGGGAGCTGGATTCGCTTGTTGCTCGCGCTCGCGAATCCAATCTCGATCTCGCAGTCGCTCTGGACAGGCTCCAGGAAGCGCGAACGCTGGTGACGATCGCTGTCAGTCAGGGGCTTCCGGTTGTCGGGGCGACTGGCGGCGGTGGCGTCGGAACAGGGTCGGACGAAACCAAGGGCCGGGTGTCGCAGGCGCTGCGGTCGGCGGAGAACGCGCGAAATCTTAACAATATTAACGAAGCGGGTGGCCTCGACGCCAACTGGGAACTTGATCTTATAGGCAAGTTCCGGCGGGAGATCGAGGCGCAGACCGCTGATGCTGAGGCCTTTGAGGACGCACACGACTGGGCGCTCGTGACGGTCGCCGCCGACGTCGCGCAGTCCTATCTCGACATGCGCGCGCAGCAGAGCCAGCTGGTTGTCCTCGGTCAAAATATTGCTGCCGCGCGCGGCAACGTGGATCTCGCGCAAGGGCGCCTCGACCGCGGATTGACCAACGCGATCGACGTAAGCCTGGCACAGCGTGAATTGGCGACGCTGCAAGCCGATCAGGCGCCACTCGCCGCGCAAATCGATGCAAGTCGCCATGTAATTTCGGTCCTGCTGGGCCGCTTTCCCGAGGACCTCGCCGAAGAACTGGCAAAACCCGGTGCTATCCCGGCGCTGCCGACTAAAATGCCCGTCGGGCAGCCCGTCGACCTGTTGCGACGACGCCCGGATATCCGTGAGGCAGAGCGTCGCCTCGCCGCGGCGAATGCTCGCATTGGCGTGGCGACGGCGGATCTCTTTCCGACCGTGGTCCTCAGCGGCGCGGTTGGCGCTCAAGGCGGCGTACGTTCGTCATCTGCCGCTCCCATCACATGGATTGGATCGATTGGCCCGTCGCTCTATTTGCCCTTGCTCGATTTCGGGGCGCTCGATGCGCAAATAGAAATCGCCGACCTGCAAACGCACGAGGCTCTTGTCGCCTACAAGCAGGCGATATTGGTGGCGGTCCGGCAAGTGGACGACGCCAGCACTTCCTACCGGGCGCAACTCGAACGGCTCAAAAGCCTTGATCGCGCCCTGGTTGCGGCGCGCGAGGCAACGCAGATCGCTACGCAGCGATACGATCGCGGCCTTACAGATTTTCTGAACGTCCTTGACGCCGAGCGCCAGCAATTCGATCTCGAAGCACGCCATGTCGCGACGCGCCAATTGGCGGCCGACGACCTCGTCGCCCTCTACAAGGCGCTCGGAGGCGGCTGGTCGTTGAATGAACCTATTCCACCGATTCGTACTCCGCTGCCCGCCGCGATCGCCGCCGCGAAACTTATGCTGGCGCCGGCGCAAGTCCATTGA
- a CDS encoding MarR family winged helix-turn-helix transcriptional regulator encodes MNESAENNWYGIRRFPWEIASISVHLEQLSHFWAKTLGISGSQWRMILALADLDQGEGAAVNAVSKRLHVDPSFVTTQSKLLEKKGFIRRQASSEDARVVKMSLTDKTYKHLASLASQQESLNEFIFAEFSAGEMDELNGKLASLKKRLEKACLKVAVDF; translated from the coding sequence ATGAATGAGTCCGCCGAGAATAACTGGTATGGCATTCGACGATTTCCCTGGGAGATCGCATCGATCAGTGTGCACCTGGAGCAGCTAAGCCACTTCTGGGCCAAGACCCTCGGCATCAGCGGATCACAATGGAGGATGATCCTCGCCTTGGCCGATCTCGACCAGGGCGAGGGCGCAGCGGTCAACGCGGTTTCGAAGAGGCTGCACGTCGATCCGTCGTTCGTCACGACCCAATCGAAACTTCTCGAGAAAAAGGGCTTCATCCGCCGCCAGGCCTCGAGCGAGGACGCCCGGGTCGTCAAGATGTCGCTGACAGACAAGACCTATAAGCATTTGGCAAGCCTGGCTTCGCAACAGGAGAGCCTGAACGAATTCATCTTCGCGGAATTCAGCGCCGGCGAGATGGACGAACTGAACGGCAAACTCGCGTCGCTCAAAAAGCGGCTGGAGAAAGCCTGCCTTAAAGTCGCGGTCGATTTCTAG
- a CDS encoding FAD-binding oxidoreductase, which translates to MADVIAAVNFGRDNRLAIAIRGGGHNGPGFGSVDDGLVIDLSMMRGVRVDPAKRTVRVGAGCTTGDVDHATHAFGLAIPFGVVSTTGVAGLTLSGGHGYLGRQYGLAIDNLIEADVVLTDGTFVVANTTDSPDLLWALRGGGGNFGVVTSFLFEAHPATTVYAGPIFWELKDAARIMRWYRDFQASAPDEFYAFLGLQTVPSGDPFPREHWGKKICVLLVSHNGVAADAEKAVNAVRAALPEPIIDFAGPIPYLALQDMFDGLYPKGLHWYWKGDFVKTLPDAAIDVHIEQAARVPSDASLMHLYPIDGSVHRKAEGETAWNCRDATWSMVIAGIGSDPGQAPALKQWAKNYWEAIHPFDLGGAYPNFMKDDEGEARIKATYGDNYQRLGKLKKKYDPGNLFRVNQNVRPMA; encoded by the coding sequence GTGGCGGATGTGATTGCCGCCGTAAATTTTGGCCGTGACAACAGGTTGGCCATCGCCATCCGCGGCGGCGGCCATAACGGACCCGGATTCGGCAGCGTTGATGATGGGCTGGTCATTGATCTGTCGATGATGAGGGGCGTGCGCGTCGATCCGGCGAAACGGACCGTGCGGGTGGGCGCCGGTTGCACGACCGGCGATGTTGACCACGCGACCCATGCCTTCGGTCTCGCTATCCCTTTTGGCGTCGTCTCGACAACAGGCGTTGCCGGCCTGACACTCAGCGGCGGCCACGGTTATCTTGGCCGTCAATACGGACTCGCCATCGACAATCTGATAGAGGCCGATGTGGTTCTGACGGACGGCACATTTGTTGTCGCGAACACGACGGACAGCCCCGATCTGCTCTGGGCGCTGCGCGGCGGCGGCGGCAATTTTGGCGTCGTCACCAGTTTCCTTTTCGAGGCGCACCCCGCGACCACGGTCTACGCCGGCCCGATCTTCTGGGAGTTGAAGGACGCTGCGCGGATCATGCGATGGTACCGGGACTTTCAGGCAAGTGCGCCGGACGAGTTCTATGCCTTCCTAGGGCTGCAGACGGTTCCGTCCGGCGATCCCTTCCCCAGGGAGCATTGGGGCAAAAAGATCTGCGTGCTGCTCGTCTCGCACAACGGGGTGGCAGCTGACGCCGAAAAGGCCGTCAACGCCGTCCGCGCGGCACTTCCTGAGCCGATCATCGATTTTGCGGGCCCGATCCCTTATTTGGCGCTGCAAGACATGTTCGACGGACTTTATCCGAAAGGCCTGCATTGGTACTGGAAGGGCGACTTCGTCAAGACGCTGCCCGACGCTGCGATCGACGTCCATATCGAGCAGGCTGCGAGGGTACCTAGTGACGCCTCTTTAATGCATCTCTATCCAATCGATGGTTCGGTCCATCGCAAGGCGGAAGGCGAAACGGCATGGAACTGCCGCGATGCCACCTGGTCGATGGTGATCGCCGGAATCGGCTCCGATCCGGGTCAGGCGCCGGCCTTGAAGCAATGGGCAAAGAACTATTGGGAGGCGATTCATCCGTTCGACCTCGGCGGCGCCTACCCGAACTTCATGAAGGATGACGAAGGCGAGGCACGCATCAAAGCGACCTACGGCGACAATTACCAGCGTCTCGGCAAGCTGAAAAAGAAATACGACCCGGGCAACCTGTTCCGGGTGAACCAGAACGTCCGCCCCATGGCCTGA
- a CDS encoding DUF4242 domain-containing protein, translating to MINDQPGVQWTFSFLSADKKETYCLYEAPNPEAIRAAARRNNIPADVIIEIGGEIGPNMFA from the coding sequence TTGATCAATGATCAGCCAGGCGTGCAGTGGACCTTCTCTTTCCTCAGCGCCGACAAGAAAGAAACCTATTGCCTCTATGAGGCGCCTAATCCTGAAGCTATTCGGGCCGCGGCACGAAGAAACAACATTCCCGCCGATGTGATCATTGAAATTGGCGGGGAAATTGGGCCGAACATGTTCGCGTAG
- a CDS encoding MBL fold metallo-hydrolase produces the protein MQGEMQPAIYRLRLGSFEVASILDSKIIREGLSPSHGGEALSAEVRALARANRIDPHRYEHPFIPSLVNTGKELVLFDTGNGALQLEHEQLRGRLPEGLLVARVRQAGYEPQDVDVVVITHGHPDHIGGLMTGGEPVFPNARYVFGAAEFDFWRRGNVRDARKFNRELFMKIAVPFADRASFIKAGDEVVPGIRAVDAAGHSPGMMAYLIESEGKRLLNWADTCGHYVVSLQRPDIHLDVDDDKEMAAATRKRILDMVATDEIFVLGFHMPFPGIGFVEPAHGGYRWVPHGYQLNL, from the coding sequence ATGCAAGGCGAGATGCAGCCGGCGATTTATCGCTTACGACTTGGCAGCTTCGAAGTTGCAAGCATTCTGGACAGCAAAATCATCCGTGAGGGATTAAGCCCGAGCCATGGCGGCGAAGCGTTATCCGCCGAAGTGCGAGCGCTGGCGCGTGCGAACAGGATTGACCCGCATCGTTACGAGCATCCGTTCATTCCCAGCCTGGTCAATACCGGTAAGGAGCTTGTCCTGTTCGACACCGGTAACGGTGCGTTGCAGCTCGAGCACGAACAGCTTCGAGGTAGGCTCCCGGAGGGGCTTCTGGTCGCGCGGGTGCGCCAGGCGGGCTATGAACCGCAGGACGTTGACGTGGTCGTAATTACGCACGGCCATCCCGACCATATCGGCGGGCTGATGACGGGCGGAGAACCGGTATTTCCCAATGCGCGGTATGTGTTCGGGGCAGCTGAATTCGATTTCTGGAGGCGCGGTAACGTGCGCGATGCACGAAAATTCAATCGCGAGCTATTCATGAAGATCGCGGTGCCGTTTGCCGATCGAGCCAGTTTCATCAAAGCGGGCGACGAGGTCGTGCCCGGGATCCGGGCCGTCGACGCGGCGGGTCATTCGCCGGGAATGATGGCTTACTTGATCGAGAGTGAAGGCAAGCGACTGCTCAACTGGGCCGACACCTGCGGTCATTATGTGGTGTCACTGCAGAGACCGGACATCCATCTCGACGTCGATGACGATAAGGAGATGGCGGCGGCAACCCGCAAGCGCATTCTGGACATGGTTGCGACCGACGAGATCTTCGTCCTTGGTTTTCATATGCCGTTTCCTGGCATTGGTTTTGTGGAGCCGGCGCATGGCGGTTACCGCTGGGTCCCTCATGGCTATCAGCTGAATTTGTGA
- a CDS encoding MFS transporter yields MTDHTKVDVAAVINDSEISRFQYIIFTLCILIMMCDGFDTQALAYVAPSIASEWKLSPGIFGPVFAAVLLGSMVGAFGFGYLADRFGRKRTLVLCMILFGALNIGSAYATSIESFTLLRFLCGIGLGGVIPNVMALVSEYAPARRRATLVAITWCGFSLGAVLGGLISVPLISHFGWKSVFVFGGILPLCLVAIVVFALPESIKFLILARGKGVELVAVLRKLNPGRHFDDSSAFVLDEPRLGRGSISALFRDGLAIGSVFLCLAFFMSLMLVYLFINWIPLLLRQAGLPLQDAMMGTIIFNLSGIFGSVFCTQFIDRKILPPMFILIFAYFVGAAAVFAIGFAGTSFWPIMGTIFLGGFFIIGAQLSLNALITNYYPTAIRGTGVGWSQVVGRTGSLLGPLMGGALVSQGMSPSQLFQVSSIAPLLACACLLVFMKFSSSAMMTRSVTVDVTP; encoded by the coding sequence GTGACGGATCATACCAAGGTGGATGTCGCCGCCGTTATCAATGACAGTGAAATCAGTCGTTTTCAGTACATAATATTCACATTATGCATTTTGATCATGATGTGCGACGGCTTCGATACGCAGGCGCTCGCCTATGTGGCGCCGAGTATCGCATCTGAGTGGAAACTGTCTCCCGGTATCTTCGGTCCGGTATTCGCGGCGGTGCTGCTGGGGAGCATGGTGGGGGCGTTCGGTTTCGGATATCTGGCGGACAGGTTCGGCCGCAAGCGTACGCTGGTGCTCTGTATGATCTTGTTCGGCGCGCTGAACATCGGCTCCGCCTATGCGACCTCGATCGAATCCTTCACCCTTCTTCGATTTCTCTGCGGCATCGGGCTTGGCGGCGTCATTCCCAACGTGATGGCGCTGGTCTCGGAATATGCGCCGGCTCGAAGGCGCGCGACACTTGTCGCAATTACCTGGTGCGGATTCTCGCTTGGGGCCGTTCTCGGCGGATTGATTAGTGTGCCGCTGATCTCTCACTTCGGCTGGAAGTCGGTATTCGTCTTTGGCGGGATTCTTCCGCTATGCCTGGTCGCCATCGTTGTTTTTGCGCTTCCGGAATCGATCAAATTCCTGATTTTGGCGCGTGGTAAGGGTGTCGAACTGGTAGCCGTCCTCAGGAAGCTCAACCCCGGCCGGCACTTTGACGATAGCAGCGCGTTTGTGCTCGACGAACCTCGCCTCGGCAGAGGATCAATATCGGCGCTATTTCGGGACGGCCTCGCGATCGGCAGTGTGTTTCTCTGTCTCGCATTCTTCATGAGTCTGATGCTCGTCTACCTCTTCATTAACTGGATTCCATTGTTGCTGCGCCAGGCTGGATTGCCTCTCCAGGACGCGATGATGGGAACGATCATCTTTAATCTGTCGGGAATCTTCGGCAGCGTGTTCTGCACGCAGTTCATCGATCGGAAAATCCTGCCGCCTATGTTCATCCTGATTTTCGCATATTTTGTCGGTGCCGCGGCCGTGTTCGCCATCGGCTTCGCTGGGACCTCGTTCTGGCCGATCATGGGCACGATCTTTCTTGGCGGCTTCTTCATCATAGGTGCTCAGCTTTCGCTCAACGCGCTCATCACCAACTACTATCCGACTGCAATCCGGGGCACCGGGGTCGGCTGGTCGCAAGTGGTCGGGCGAACGGGGTCCCTGCTCGGACCGCTGATGGGCGGGGCATTGGTTTCGCAAGGCATGTCGCCCAGTCAGTTGTTCCAGGTCAGCAGCATCGCGCCGCTTCTTGCCTGTGCATGTTTGCTGGTTTTCATGAAATTCTCGTCCTCGGCAATGATGACCCGGTCCGTCACGGTGGACGTGACGCCATGA